The Campylobacter curvus genome includes the window TTATGAAAAAGTGGTCTATGATAAAGAATTCGTCTCTGTGGGTGCCGTGAGCGAGGATCTGTTCAAGCGCACGGTCACTATCAACGGCCTAAGTAAATGCGGAGCGATGCCGGGCTGGCGCTTTGGCTACGTGGCAAGCCCTATGAACGAGCTAAACGCCGCGATGAAAAAGCTTCAAAGTCAAAGCACGAGCAACATCGCCTCGATAGTCCAAGCAGGCGCCATCCCGTCGCTTTTAGGAGAGACCGACGCAGATATCGAAGCGATGAGGAAAGAGTATCAAGGACGCCGCGACATCGCTGTAAAGATGATAAACGAGATAAATGGCCTTAGCGTCAAAACTCCGGACGGAGCGTTTTATCTGTTCGTAAACTGCAAAAACGTGGACGCCGACTCGATGAGATTTTGTAAAAGACTGCTTGAAGAAGGCAAGGTCGCCACTGTCCCCGGCGTGGGCTTTGGCATGGAGGGATATTTTAGGATATCCTTTGCGACTGATACTGCGAGCATCAAGAGGGCGATCGAGCGTATAAATGAATTCGTAAAAAGCTACAAGATTGATGATTGAAGTTAGCCTAAACGGCAAAATTTTAAAGCTTGAGCACGATATGAGCGTGCAGGAATTTTTAGCCTCGCTTGGCTTTGATATGAAATTTATCGCCCTTGAAAGAGACGGCGAAATTTTAGCCAAAACCAGCTGGCAAGATACGATGATGAGTGGTGGCGAGCGATACGAAGTGGTCGAATTCGTAGGTGGTGGATGATGAAAAATGTAACGATAAACGGACGAAATTTCAGCGTTTTAGCGGACGATCTAAACGCCTTAAAGCATGAAATTTTTGATGACGCTAGTAGCGAAATTTTAAAATTTTTGAGTAAATTTAACGCAAGCGAGCCTGACATTTTTATAGTGGACGGCTTTGCAATAAAAGACAACGCGCCCATAAATGACGGCGCAAATATCGTGTTTATAAAGCGCGGCGTTATGCCAAGCGCTGAAATTTT containing:
- the thiS gene encoding sulfur carrier protein ThiS; translation: MIEVSLNGKILKLEHDMSVQEFLASLGFDMKFIALERDGEILAKTSWQDTMMSGGERYEVVEFVGGG